One Candidatus Aminicenantes bacterium DNA segment encodes these proteins:
- a CDS encoding twin-arginine translocation signal domain-containing protein: MNRPKNQNDLPVGCIHHPGFSRRKFLSGCAACAGAAGLAGVPNLTGAPRLPRAMSGAGKTRVRVIYALHGPRQEGADWPNKGFDFVPVMNRINAELLKRVPSLEIIPSLATGEEQTKICLEEDRKMPVDGYLVYQMNCWNQVAQSVVTTGKPVLYADFQFGGSGGFLVYTAGFLRSGLKNFGFVASSKIEDLAEAVKLFAAAKAAGPSFDFAAAAARVRIARTPKAGDLAVTPDPLVCLPVDETVRRLKASRILAVRGAEAQPSTTVLGIPVDYIPFAELNAAWAAANKEEARAIAERWAKSAAHVEGVSRDELVNSAAMYLGQKAVLKARGATGITVNCLGGFYGGHIHAYPCLGFHELLNEGLVGGCECDVPSSAALTAITTMTQGRPGYISDPVIDTSNRTIIYAHCVASNKPFGPKGPANPFEILTHSEDRQGASVRSILPAGYMTTTIDVSQDRKEIILHRAKSVANDPDDRACRTKLVAKPVGDIEKLFTMWDRWGWHRVTAYGDIAEPVRALAGAIGWKVVEET, from the coding sequence ATGAACCGCCCTAAAAACCAGAATGATTTGCCCGTCGGCTGCATCCATCATCCCGGCTTCAGCCGCCGGAAATTCCTGTCCGGCTGCGCGGCCTGCGCCGGTGCGGCCGGTCTGGCCGGCGTTCCGAATCTGACCGGCGCCCCCCGCCTCCCGCGGGCCATGAGCGGCGCCGGGAAGACGAGAGTCCGCGTCATCTACGCCCTGCACGGTCCGCGCCAGGAAGGCGCCGATTGGCCGAACAAGGGCTTCGACTTCGTCCCGGTCATGAACCGGATCAACGCCGAGCTCCTCAAGCGGGTCCCGAGCCTCGAGATCATCCCCTCGCTCGCTACGGGCGAGGAACAGACCAAGATCTGCCTTGAGGAAGACCGCAAGATGCCGGTCGACGGGTATCTCGTCTATCAGATGAATTGTTGGAATCAGGTCGCCCAGAGCGTCGTGACCACCGGCAAGCCCGTCCTGTATGCCGATTTCCAGTTCGGCGGCAGCGGTGGGTTTCTCGTCTACACGGCCGGATTCCTTCGGTCCGGGCTGAAAAATTTCGGCTTCGTCGCCTCCTCCAAGATCGAGGACCTGGCCGAAGCGGTCAAGCTGTTCGCCGCGGCCAAGGCGGCGGGCCCCAGCTTCGATTTCGCCGCCGCCGCGGCCCGGGTCCGCATCGCCCGAACGCCGAAGGCGGGTGATCTCGCCGTGACGCCCGATCCGCTGGTTTGCCTCCCGGTCGACGAGACCGTCAGGCGGCTCAAAGCCTCGCGCATCCTGGCCGTTCGCGGCGCCGAAGCCCAGCCCTCGACCACCGTCCTCGGGATTCCGGTGGACTACATCCCCTTTGCCGAGCTCAACGCCGCCTGGGCGGCCGCGAACAAGGAGGAGGCTCGGGCCATCGCCGAGCGGTGGGCCAAGTCGGCCGCCCATGTCGAGGGCGTCAGCCGCGACGAGCTGGTCAACTCGGCCGCCATGTACCTGGGCCAGAAGGCCGTCCTCAAGGCCCGCGGCGCCACGGGCATCACGGTCAACTGCCTGGGTGGATTTTACGGCGGCCATATCCACGCCTACCCCTGCCTGGGCTTCCACGAACTGCTTAACGAGGGCTTGGTCGGAGGCTGCGAGTGCGACGTCCCGTCGAGCGCGGCCTTGACGGCGATCACGACCATGACCCAAGGCCGGCCCGGTTACATTTCCGATCCGGTCATCGACACCTCCAACCGGACGATCATCTACGCCCACTGCGTCGCTTCGAATAAACCGTTCGGCCCCAAAGGGCCGGCCAATCCGTTTGAGATCCTGACCCATTCGGAGGACCGGCAGGGCGCCTCGGTGCGATCGATCCTGCCGGCCGGCTATATGACCACGACGATCGATGTCTCGCAGGACCGCAAGGAGATCATTCTCCATCGGGCCAAGTCCGTAGCCAACGATCCCGACGACCGGGCCTGCCGGACGAAGCTCGTGGCCAAGCCCGTCGGGGACATCGAGAAGCTGTTCACGATGTGGGACCGCTGGGGCTGGCATCGAGTGACGGCCTACGGCGACATCGCCGAGCCGGTCCGGGCTTTGGCCGGAGCGATCGGCTGGAAAGTCGTTGAGGAAACCTGA
- a CDS encoding SGNH/GDSL hydrolase family protein: MNTSRAGRILRTKIFCFAALCGLLFAPPATPRGGQERATMADPEHYLDALKAELKIEWPANRTVNLVFHGHSVPSGYFKTPDVRTLEAYPHLVLKELKSLYPLAVINVIVTAVGGENSVQGEKRFAADVLTHHPDVVFIDYALNDRGVSMEESEAALASMVRQAQSKNLKVILLTPTPDQGENILDPQAPLAVRSGQVRDLAARFGIGLVDSYAAFKVVAASGAPIADYMSQGNHPNERGHRIVAGEILRFFR, translated from the coding sequence ATGAATACCTCCCGAGCCGGCCGCATCCTAAGAACCAAAATATTCTGCTTTGCCGCTCTATGCGGCCTGCTCTTCGCGCCGCCGGCGACTCCCCGCGGGGGACAGGAGCGAGCGACGATGGCCGATCCCGAGCACTACTTGGACGCCCTCAAGGCCGAGCTGAAGATCGAATGGCCGGCCAACCGGACGGTGAACCTGGTCTTCCACGGACATTCGGTGCCCTCCGGATATTTCAAAACCCCCGACGTGCGGACGCTCGAGGCCTATCCCCATCTCGTTCTGAAGGAATTGAAGAGCCTCTACCCGCTGGCGGTCATCAACGTCATCGTCACGGCGGTCGGCGGCGAAAACTCCGTTCAGGGCGAGAAGCGGTTCGCCGCGGACGTTCTGACGCACCATCCCGACGTCGTCTTCATCGACTATGCCCTGAACGACCGCGGGGTTTCCATGGAGGAGTCCGAAGCCGCGCTGGCCTCGATGGTCCGGCAGGCCCAATCGAAAAACCTCAAGGTTATTCTTCTGACGCCGACGCCGGATCAGGGCGAGAACATTCTCGACCCGCAAGCGCCGTTGGCCGTCCGCTCCGGCCAAGTCAGGGACTTGGCGGCGCGCTTCGGCATCGGGCTCGTCGACAGCTACGCCGCGTTCAAGGTCGTGGCCGCATCGGGCGCGCCGATCGCGGATTATATGTCCCAAGGCAATCATCCGAATGAGAGAGGCCACCGTATCGTTGCCGGCGAAATCCTGCGCTTTTTCCGCTGA
- the pyrB gene encoding aspartate carbamoyltransferase, giving the protein MPTHSKSPYLPFGDQKTAPWYGKNILSVNQFSRADLDYIFGVAHEMRTMVERVGTFDLLKGKILANLFYEPSTRTSSSFMAAMQRLGGAVIPISEVKFSSVAKGESLPDTVRTLGCYADVIVIRHPEVGSAALASQHAGKPVINAGDGVGEHPTQALLDTFTIREELGRLDNLTVTMLGDLKYGRTVHSLARILTKFANVRLNYVSPEILRMPRYVMDEVAAKGVPQSEHVTLDRVLPETDVLYVTRVQRERFEDPADYDKVKDAFVISPEVMKPAKAEMIVMHPLPRLAEISMDFDADPRAAYFRQMEYGLYVRMALLAMVLGKA; this is encoded by the coding sequence ATGCCCACCCATTCCAAGAGCCCCTACCTCCCCTTCGGCGACCAGAAGACGGCCCCCTGGTACGGCAAAAATATCCTATCCGTCAACCAATTCAGCCGGGCCGACCTCGACTACATCTTCGGCGTCGCCCACGAGATGAGGACCATGGTCGAGCGGGTCGGCACCTTCGACCTGCTCAAGGGCAAGATCCTGGCCAATCTCTTCTACGAGCCCTCCACCCGGACCTCCTCCTCCTTCATGGCCGCCATGCAGCGCCTGGGTGGGGCGGTCATCCCGATCAGCGAAGTGAAGTTCTCCTCGGTGGCCAAAGGCGAAAGCCTGCCCGACACCGTCCGGACCCTGGGCTGTTACGCCGACGTCATCGTCATCCGCCACCCCGAGGTCGGCTCGGCCGCCCTGGCCTCCCAGCACGCCGGCAAGCCGGTCATCAACGCGGGCGACGGAGTGGGGGAGCACCCCACCCAGGCCCTCCTCGACACCTTCACCATCCGCGAGGAGCTGGGCCGGCTGGACAACCTGACCGTGACCATGTTGGGCGACCTCAAGTACGGCCGGACCGTCCACTCCCTGGCCCGCATTCTGACCAAATTCGCCAACGTTCGTCTGAACTACGTTTCGCCTGAGATCCTGCGCATGCCGCGCTACGTCATGGACGAGGTGGCGGCCAAAGGCGTGCCCCAGTCCGAACACGTCACTCTCGACCGCGTCCTGCCCGAGACGGACGTCCTCTATGTCACCCGCGTCCAGAGGGAGCGGTTTGAAGATCCGGCCGACTACGACAAGGTCAAGGACGCCTTCGTCATCTCGCCCGAAGTGATGAAGCCGGCCAAGGCCGAGATGATCGTCATGCATCCCCTGCCGCGCCTTGCCGAGATTTCCATGGACTTCGACGCCGACCCGCGGGCGGCCTACTTCCGCCAGATGGAATACGGCCTTTATGTCCGGATGGCCCTGCTGGCCATGGTTTTAGGCAAGGCCTGA